CGGGGAGGGACAGTTCGCGGTCGGCGACCTTCCGGATGGTGGCGAGGTCCAGTCCCAGGTCGCGGAGGGTGCGGACGAGGTCCAGGCGTGCGGACGCGTCGGGCCCGTAGCGGCGGTGACCGGCGGGGCTGCGGCGGGTGGGGGGCAGGAGGCCGCAGTCGGAGTAGAAGCGGATCGCCTTGACCGTGAGCCCGGTCCGCCGGGCCAGGTCGCCGATGGTGTGGAGAGTGTCGCCGTCCATGGGCCCACCCTGACACCTCCCGTTACGGGAGCTGCAAGCCGAGACGGGGGCCGGGCGGCCTCAGTCGTGGGAGGGTCACGGTCGCGGGAGAGCCACGGCAGCCGTTCAGTCGCGGCGGTCGGGGAGCGGTGCGGGGTGGGTGGTGAGGTCGGCGAGGAGGTCGCCGTCCGACTCGACGCGGGCCAGGACGGCGTCGGGGGTGAAGCCGAACTCCTCGGGGTCGGTGCAGTGTTCGACCTCCCGCCAGGTGAGCGGGGTGGAGACGCCGGGGACGGGGGTGGCGCGGAGGGTGTAGGGGGCGGCGGTGGTCTTGGCGGTGGCGTTCTGGGACCAGTCGACGAAGACCCGGCCGCGGCGCAGCGCCTTGGCCATCCGGGAGACGACGAGGTCGGGGTGGGTGCGGGCGAGGCGTTCGGCGAGGCGCTTGGCGTAGCCGACGACCTCCTCGGCCGGGGCGGGCCGCAGGGCGGCGTACAGGTGGAGGCCTTTGCTGCCGGAGGTCTTGGGGAGGGCGGTGAGTCCGTCCTCGGCGAGGTGGTCGCGGATGAGGAGGGCGACCCGGCAGCAGTCGGTGAGGTCGGTGCCGGGGCCGGGGTCGAGGTCGATCACCAGGCGGTCGTGGTGTCCGGGTCCGGTGGCGGCGCTCCACTGGGGGACGTGGAGTTCGAGTGCGTAGCCGTTGGCCACGGTCATCAGGGTGGCGAGGTCGTCGACGGTGACACGGTCCTTGGGGCCCTCGTGGCTGGGGACGGTGAGGGTGTGGACCCAGTCGGGCAGGCCGGGTGGCGGGTTCTTGGCGAAGAAGCCGGCCTCGCCGACGCCGGAGGGGAAGCGCAGGAAGGTGGCGGGGCGGCCGCGCAGGTGGGGCAGCATCGCGGGGGCGACGCGGGCGTAGTAGTAGAGGGCCTCGCCCTTGGTCCAGCCGGTGTCCGGCCACAGCACCTTGTCGAGGTGGGACAGGACCAGCCGGTGGCCCTCGACTTCGGTGACCTGGCGTTCGGGCATACGGTGCTGGATCCCCGCGGGCCGGGCCGGTCATGCCCGAGGTCACCTGGACAGGCGTCAGCCCGTCGGGGCATGGGGCGCTCCTCGGAGGGTGGCACCTGAGACCGACCGGCTCCTGCCGGACGGACGGACCGACCGACGGACGCCGGGAACGCCGAAGGGGTGCGCGGGCCGGAACGCCTCCGGCCCCGCGCACCCCTTCCGGGTCGGACCCCGCGCGGCTATCCCACGGCCCGTCCGGCCGTGGCCGTGCGGGCGGCGGGCGTGGCCGGGGCGGGCCGGCCGTCGGTGCCGAGTGCCTGGAGGATGTCCTCCACGCTCTGCTTGGCGTCGCCGAAGAGCATGCTGCTGTTCTCGCGGAAGAACAGCGGGTTCTGGACGCCGGCGTACCCGGAGGCCATGGACCGCTTGAACACGATGACCTGGTCCGCCTCCCACACCTTCAGCACCGGCATGCCGGCGATGGGGCTGGTGGGGTCGTCGGTGGCGGCCGGGTTGACGGTGTCGTTGGCGCCGATGACCAGGACGACGGAGGTGTCCGGGAAGTCGTCGTTGATCTCGTCCATCTCCAGGACGATGTCGTACGGGACCTTCGCCTCGGCCAGCAGCACGTTCATGTGCCCGGGCAGGCGGCCGGCGACCGGGTGGACGCCGAAGCGGACCTCCACGCCGCGCTCGCGCAGCCGGCGGGTCAGCTCGGCGACCGGGTGCTGGGCCTGGGCCACCGCCATGCCGTAGCCGGGGGTGATGACCACCGACCGGGCCTGGGCGAGCAGGTCGGCGGCCTCCTGGGCGCGGACCTCGCGGTGCTCGCCCTGCTCCTCGTCGCCGCCGGTGGGGGCTTCGATGCCGAAGCCGCCGGCGATGACGGAGAGGAAGGACCGGTTCATCGCCTTGCACATGATGTACGACAGGTAGGCACCGGAGGAGCCGACCAGCGCGCCGGTGACGATGAGCAGGTTGTTGTCGAGCAGGAAGCCGGCGGCCGCGGCCGCCCAGCCGGAGTAGCTGTTGAGCATGGAGACGACGACCGGCATGTCGCCGCCGCCGATGGAGGCGACCAGGTGCCAGCCCAGGACCAGGG
The window above is part of the Kitasatospora sp. HUAS MG31 genome. Proteins encoded here:
- the pntB gene encoding Re/Si-specific NAD(P)(+) transhydrogenase subunit beta, with the translated sequence MTTTTASHAADLVAALLFILSLAGLSQHRTSRAGVVYGIAGMALALVATVVLAAQSITVGAVALILVAMALGAVIGIWRARQVEMTQMPELIAVLHSFVGLAAVLVGWNSYLEVEAHGSAQTHVAADLLAIHHAEVFIGIFIGGVTFTGSIVAFLKLSARIASRPLTLPGKNALNLGALAAFAGLTVWFTVAPNPGLMIAVTVLALVLGWHLVASIGGGDMPVVVSMLNSYSGWAAAAAGFLLDNNLLIVTGALVGSSGAYLSYIMCKAMNRSFLSVIAGGFGIEAPTGGDEEQGEHREVRAQEAADLLAQARSVVITPGYGMAVAQAQHPVAELTRRLRERGVEVRFGVHPVAGRLPGHMNVLLAEAKVPYDIVLEMDEINDDFPDTSVVLVIGANDTVNPAATDDPTSPIAGMPVLKVWEADQVIVFKRSMASGYAGVQNPLFFRENSSMLFGDAKQSVEDILQALGTDGRPAPATPAARTATAGRAVG
- the ligD gene encoding non-homologous end-joining DNA ligase → MPERQVTEVEGHRLVLSHLDKVLWPDTGWTKGEALYYYARVAPAMLPHLRGRPATFLRFPSGVGEAGFFAKNPPPGLPDWVHTLTVPSHEGPKDRVTVDDLATLMTVANGYALELHVPQWSAATGPGHHDRLVIDLDPGPGTDLTDCCRVALLIRDHLAEDGLTALPKTSGSKGLHLYAALRPAPAEEVVGYAKRLAERLARTHPDLVVSRMAKALRRGRVFVDWSQNATAKTTAAPYTLRATPVPGVSTPLTWREVEHCTDPEEFGFTPDAVLARVESDGDLLADLTTHPAPLPDRRD